The Tepidibacter aestuarii genome contains a region encoding:
- a CDS encoding xanthine dehydrogenase family protein molybdopterin-binding subunit, translating into MVEEISKSIKRFDTGPKIRGDAEYLCDMDFEDLVYAKTLRSSRPRAKILSIEIPDLPKGYYIVDKNDVLGRNRVKTVFDDQPFFAEDVVNYVGEPILLVVGPKKDVILNIISEIKVIYEDIDPILSIEDAENEVKKPIFQNQKCFVDYEYKKGNIDEIIKESINFIEGEYKTGYQEHAYLETQGMIGIYENEKVTIYGSMQCPYYVKDAVVQGLGWDEKRVRVIQSTTGGAFGGKEEYTSLIGGHVAIAAVKVKRPVKLLLDRSEDIECTTKRHPSIIKIKTYFDSNNIIIARDIDIKIDAGAYAGLSSIVLQREMFSVTGVYNIQNLRVRGRAFATNNVVSGAFRGFGGPQAIFAMEIHMENIADQLDIDSIELKKKYLLKRGDTSSTQGLFQYDIKLDEIISEIEKISDYTKKRKKNEKNPDKLKGIGCSLFFHGCGFTGNGEQEIIKAKIKLKKYLNEKVEIFVSNVEMGQGASTTLKKIVSHALEIPIEHIIFKNPDTDNVPDSGPTAASRTIIIVGKLLEDGAREMKEQWNQFSEIEIKKTYKYPENMKWDAEKLEGNAYEAYSWGANVVEVEIDPITYEITTTGIWAVYDIGKAIDEQIVQGQIEGGIIQGLGYGTIEVMDIKDGKLLQKSMTDYIIPTSKDFPNIKIKLIDNPYEHGPFGSKGLGELTFVGAPAAIALAVQNAIGIPIKKIPITPEYLMELMKNGK; encoded by the coding sequence ATGGTTGAAGAAATAAGCAAATCTATTAAGCGATTTGATACCGGGCCTAAAATTAGAGGAGATGCAGAATATCTTTGCGATATGGATTTTGAAGATTTAGTATATGCAAAAACTTTAAGGTCTTCAAGGCCTAGAGCTAAAATCCTTTCTATAGAAATTCCAGATTTACCTAAAGGATATTATATTGTAGACAAAAATGATGTTTTAGGCAGAAATAGAGTAAAAACTGTATTTGACGATCAACCTTTCTTTGCGGAAGATGTAGTGAATTATGTTGGAGAACCAATCCTTTTAGTAGTAGGCCCAAAGAAAGATGTAATTCTTAATATTATTTCAGAAATTAAGGTGATATATGAAGATATTGATCCTATTTTAAGTATAGAAGATGCAGAAAATGAAGTTAAAAAACCTATATTTCAAAATCAAAAATGCTTTGTAGATTACGAATATAAAAAAGGAAATATAGATGAAATTATTAAGGAATCCATAAATTTTATTGAAGGTGAATACAAAACTGGATATCAAGAGCATGCATACTTAGAAACTCAAGGTATGATCGGAATATATGAAAATGAAAAGGTAACGATTTATGGATCAATGCAGTGTCCTTATTATGTTAAAGATGCAGTTGTTCAAGGACTTGGTTGGGATGAAAAGAGAGTACGGGTTATACAAAGTACAACAGGAGGGGCATTTGGAGGAAAGGAAGAGTATACGTCTCTTATTGGAGGGCATGTAGCTATAGCTGCTGTGAAAGTAAAAAGACCAGTAAAATTATTACTTGATAGATCAGAAGATATTGAATGTACAACAAAAAGACATCCTTCAATAATAAAAATAAAGACGTATTTTGATTCAAATAACATAATTATTGCAAGGGATATTGATATAAAAATAGATGCTGGAGCCTATGCAGGACTTTCTAGTATTGTTTTGCAAAGAGAGATGTTTTCAGTTACTGGTGTTTATAATATACAGAATTTAAGGGTTAGAGGAAGAGCTTTTGCAACTAATAATGTTGTATCAGGGGCATTTAGGGGATTTGGTGGTCCGCAGGCTATCTTTGCTATGGAAATACATATGGAAAATATAGCAGACCAATTGGATATAGATTCGATAGAGTTAAAAAAGAAGTACCTTTTGAAAAGAGGAGATACTTCTTCTACACAAGGTTTATTTCAATATGATATCAAACTGGATGAAATAATTAGCGAAATCGAAAAGATTTCAGACTATACAAAAAAACGTAAAAAAAACGAAAAAAATCCAGATAAATTAAAAGGTATTGGATGTTCTTTATTTTTTCATGGATGTGGATTTACTGGAAATGGGGAACAAGAGATTATAAAAGCTAAAATAAAATTAAAAAAATATTTAAATGAAAAGGTTGAGATTTTTGTTTCTAATGTAGAAATGGGCCAGGGAGCCAGCACTACATTAAAAAAAATAGTTTCACATGCACTTGAAATACCTATAGAACATATTATTTTTAAAAATCCTGATACGGACAATGTACCTGATTCCGGACCAACAGCTGCTTCTAGAACTATTATAATTGTTGGAAAGCTTTTAGAAGATGGAGCAAGGGAAATGAAAGAGCAATGGAATCAATTCTCAGAAATTGAAATAAAAAAGACATATAAATATCCTGAAAATATGAAATGGGATGCAGAAAAATTAGAAGGGAATGCGTATGAAGCATATTCTTGGGGAGCAAATGTTGTGGAAGTTGAAATTGATCCTATTACGTATGAAATAACGACCACAGGAATATGGGCTGTATATGATATAGGAAAGGCTATAGATGAACAAATAGTACAAGGGCAGATTGAAGGAGGAATAATACAAGGACTTGGATATGGAACAATTGAAGTAATGGATATCAAAGATGGAAAGCTTCTACAAAAAAGTATGACAGACTATATTATTCCAACATCAAAAGATTTCCCAAATATAAAGATTAAGTTAATAGACAATCCATATGAACATGGACCATTTGGATCAAAGGGACTTGGAGAACTGACATTTGTAGGTGCTCCGGCTGCAATTGCCTTAGCAGTACAAAATGCTATTGGTATTCCAATAAAGAAAATACCAATAACACCAGAATATTTAATGGAGTTGATGAAAAATGGAAAGTAA
- the ssnA gene encoding putative aminohydrolase SsnA: MLLVGNGKVITQDKDMPYIENGCIAVKDNVIIEIGKTEDIKTKYHYREFLDAKGKVIMPGMVNTHHHIYSAFARGMPSKSSVPKNFTQILEGLWWKIDKALNLEDVKYSAYTTYIDCIKNGTTTIFDHHASQGAVRESLFTIGEVSKELGVRSCLCYEVSDRDGKDVMEDAVSENIEFMKKANSLEDDMLRGMFGLHASFTLSDETLYKCVEEKSNINGGFHIHTAEGIDDLYDSLKKYGKRVVKRLMDFNILGEKTIAVHCIHVNDGEIELLKETKTNVVHNPESNMGNAVGCSPVIEMIKRGVLLGLGTDGYTSDMFESLKVGNIIHKHNLCNPSVAWTEMPQMLFENNRKISSEYFNKPVGVLKEGAHGDIIIVDYNPLTIMNENNYDAHILFGMSGRNVETTIINGKVVMKDRKLVDIDEEKIYEKSRELSSKLWDRI, from the coding sequence ATGTTACTTGTAGGAAATGGGAAAGTCATAACTCAGGATAAAGATATGCCTTACATAGAAAATGGCTGCATTGCAGTAAAAGACAATGTAATCATAGAAATAGGAAAAACAGAGGATATAAAAACAAAATATCATTATAGAGAGTTTTTAGATGCAAAAGGGAAGGTTATAATGCCTGGCATGGTAAATACCCATCACCATATATATAGTGCTTTTGCAAGAGGTATGCCCTCAAAAAGTTCAGTACCTAAGAATTTTACACAAATATTAGAGGGACTATGGTGGAAAATAGACAAAGCCCTTAATTTAGAAGATGTAAAATATAGCGCTTATACTACTTATATAGATTGTATAAAAAATGGTACTACCACTATATTTGATCATCATGCAAGTCAAGGAGCTGTCAGAGAGAGTTTATTTACTATAGGTGAGGTTTCAAAGGAACTAGGAGTTAGAAGTTGCCTTTGTTATGAGGTATCTGATAGAGATGGAAAAGATGTTATGGAGGATGCAGTAAGTGAAAATATAGAATTTATGAAGAAGGCAAATAGTCTTGAGGATGACATGCTAAGGGGTATGTTTGGACTTCATGCATCATTTACCTTATCTGATGAAACTCTTTATAAATGTGTAGAAGAAAAATCTAATATAAATGGAGGTTTTCATATTCATACAGCTGAAGGCATAGATGACTTATATGACTCACTAAAAAAATATGGGAAGAGGGTAGTAAAAAGGCTTATGGATTTTAATATCCTTGGAGAAAAAACTATAGCTGTTCATTGTATACATGTGAATGATGGAGAGATTGAACTATTAAAGGAGACTAAGACAAATGTAGTACATAATCCTGAATCTAATATGGGAAATGCAGTAGGCTGTTCACCTGTCATTGAAATGATAAAGAGAGGCGTATTATTAGGACTGGGAACTGATGGATATACAAGTGACATGTTTGAATCATTGAAGGTAGGAAACATAATACATAAGCACAATCTTTGTAATCCAAGTGTAGCTTGGACAGAAATGCCACAGATGTTATTTGAAAATAATAGGAAGATATCATCTGAGTACTTTAACAAACCTGTTGGCGTATTAAAGGAAGGAGCACATGGGGATATAATTATTGTTGATTATAATCCTCTAACAATTATGAATGAAAATAACTATGATGCTCATATATTGTTTGGCATGTCAGGAAGAAATGTAGAAACAACTATTATTAATGGGAAAGTAGTTATGAAGGATAGAAAATTAGTAGATATAGATGAAGAAAAAATCTATGAAAAATCTAGAGAGTTATCATCAAAACTTTGGGATAGAATTTAA
- a CDS encoding YgeY family selenium metabolism-linked hydrolase produces the protein MNIQFNKVLEKAQEYKDNISKFLRDMIAIPSESCREKEVILRIKEEMEKVGFDKVEIDPMGNILGYIGHGKHIIAMDAHIDTVGVGDSSLWEYEPYKGYEDDEIIIGRGASDQEGGMASMVYAGKIIKDLGLEDDYTLIITGTVQEEDCDGLCWQYLINESGIKPEFVVITEPTSLNVYRGQRGRMEIKVTTKGLSCHGSAPERGENAIYKMAPILNQLKALHENLYVDEFLGKGSLTVSEVFFTSPSRCAVADSCTISIDRRLTWGETWEGALQEIRNLPGVKSVNAEVSMYNYEKPAYTGLVYPTECYFPAWVVEEEHGACQTVVKAYEELFNNKPLVDKWTFSTNGVSIMGRYGISCIGFGPGHEDQAHAPNERTWKDELVKCAAMYAVIPKIYVNKYAK, from the coding sequence ATGAATATCCAATTCAATAAAGTACTTGAAAAAGCACAAGAGTACAAAGATAATATTTCAAAATTTCTTAGAGATATGATAGCTATTCCCAGTGAAAGCTGTAGAGAAAAAGAAGTTATTTTAAGAATAAAAGAAGAAATGGAAAAAGTAGGTTTTGATAAAGTTGAAATCGACCCAATGGGTAACATATTAGGATATATTGGTCATGGTAAACACATAATTGCTATGGATGCCCATATTGATACTGTTGGTGTAGGTGATTCTAGTCTTTGGGAATATGAGCCGTATAAAGGATATGAAGATGATGAAATTATTATTGGTAGAGGCGCTAGTGATCAAGAAGGCGGAATGGCTTCCATGGTATATGCTGGCAAAATCATTAAAGACCTGGGACTAGAAGATGATTATACATTAATCATTACTGGTACAGTTCAAGAAGAAGATTGTGATGGACTTTGCTGGCAATACCTTATAAATGAAAGTGGAATTAAACCTGAATTTGTAGTAATTACTGAACCTACTTCTTTAAATGTTTATAGAGGGCAAAGAGGTAGAATGGAAATAAAAGTGACTACGAAAGGTTTAAGCTGTCACGGCTCAGCTCCAGAAAGAGGGGAAAACGCCATTTACAAGATGGCTCCAATCTTAAATCAATTAAAGGCATTACATGAAAATCTATACGTAGATGAATTTTTAGGAAAAGGGAGTTTAACTGTTTCAGAAGTATTCTTCACATCACCATCAAGATGCGCTGTTGCAGATAGCTGTACTATTTCAATAGATAGAAGGTTAACTTGGGGTGAAACTTGGGAAGGTGCTTTACAAGAAATTAGAAACTTACCTGGAGTGAAATCAGTTAATGCAGAAGTTTCAATGTATAACTATGAAAAACCTGCTTACACTGGCCTTGTCTACCCAACAGAATGTTACTTTCCAGCTTGGGTTGTAGAAGAAGAACATGGAGCATGTCAAACAGTGGTTAAGGCATATGAAGAATTATTTAATAATAAGCCTTTAGTAGACAAATGGACTTTTTCAACAAATGGTGTTTCTATAATGGGCAGATATGGAATTTCATGTATTGGATTTGGGCCAGGGCATGAAGATCAAGCCCATGCTCCAAATGAAAGAACTTGGAAAGATGAATTAGTTAAATGTGCAGCTATGTATGCTGTTATTCCAAAAATCTATGTTAATAAATACGCTAAATAA
- a CDS encoding FAD binding domain-containing protein — protein sequence MVNSYRAQSLREALEIRQSKKVILLAGGTDLMVKRKNWSGVSPKFEQDVLFIGHLKELKRIEIDKNYLKIGSNCTLVEMAESEIMPEYIKNILLNMASPAIRNIATIGGNICNASPAADMLPILYAMNAKLILKNIDMERQLNIEDFIYAPGKNHLKENELLKEIIIPLDHFDIVFHKKVGTRKATSLSKASFIGLANIENKNIKDIRIAFGSVAPTVIRDREIENNLKGLDQKGIEKNLLNIKDMYSKSITPIDDQRSGKEYRKHVSLELVENFLLNEIKWGALQSVRRNYTNFIIKE from the coding sequence ATGGTAAATAGCTATAGAGCTCAAAGCCTTAGGGAAGCATTAGAGATTAGACAAAGCAAAAAAGTAATACTACTTGCTGGGGGAACGGATCTTATGGTAAAAAGGAAAAACTGGTCTGGAGTTTCTCCGAAGTTTGAACAAGATGTACTTTTTATTGGGCATTTAAAGGAACTAAAAAGAATAGAAATAGACAAAAATTATTTAAAAATAGGATCAAATTGTACCCTTGTAGAAATGGCTGAAAGTGAAATTATGCCAGAATATATAAAGAATATACTATTAAACATGGCATCACCTGCAATAAGGAATATAGCAACCATTGGAGGTAATATTTGTAATGCCTCCCCTGCAGCAGACATGCTACCTATCTTGTATGCTATGAATGCCAAGTTGATATTAAAAAACATAGATATGGAAAGACAACTAAATATTGAAGATTTTATATATGCACCAGGAAAAAATCATTTAAAAGAAAATGAACTATTAAAAGAAATAATCATTCCACTTGATCATTTTGATATAGTGTTTCATAAAAAGGTGGGAACAAGAAAAGCAACTTCCCTTTCAAAAGCTTCTTTTATTGGACTTGCAAATATAGAAAATAAGAACATTAAAGATATTAGAATAGCTTTTGGATCTGTAGCACCAACTGTTATTAGAGATAGAGAAATAGAAAATAACTTAAAGGGATTAGACCAAAAAGGAATTGAAAAAAATCTTTTAAATATAAAAGATATGTATTCAAAATCAATAACACCTATAGATGATCAAAGGTCAGGAAAGGAATATAGAAAACACGTTTCATTGGAATTAGTAGAAAATTTCTTGTTGAATGAGATAAAATGGGGGGCACTACAGTCAGTGCGTAGAAACTATACGAATTTTATTATAAAGGAGTAG
- a CDS encoding ornithine carbamoyltransferase yields the protein MQTIFRGKHFITLQEWSKEEIDTLLDVSYDLKRKFAMGLDTSYLKNKTAFLMFFEQSTRTRNSMEAGIAQLGGHGNFLDTSTMQISHGEVGKDTAVILSRFGHGIACRNCVWEVGNKYLSEMAKWSTVPVMNLQCDLYHPMQGIADLMTIQEKVGDMKRLKVSIIWAYATSHKKPISVPATQALLFPRYGMDVTLAYPEGYDLPDWVIKQAKENAEKHGGSFRITHNMEEAYKDAHVVIPKNWGSWVNNKSDKVVDDLLESYRNWKCTEKIMSTADKNVMYMHALPADRGNEVEDSVIDGSHSIVYDEAENRLHTAKAVMTLTMGGK from the coding sequence ATGCAAACTATATTTAGGGGAAAGCATTTCATAACTTTACAAGAATGGAGTAAAGAAGAAATAGACACCTTATTAGATGTATCATATGATCTTAAGAGAAAATTTGCTATGGGGCTTGATACTTCATATTTAAAAAATAAAACAGCTTTTTTAATGTTTTTTGAACAATCAACAAGAACTAGAAATTCAATGGAAGCAGGTATAGCTCAATTAGGGGGACACGGTAATTTTCTTGATACAAGTACAATGCAAATTTCACACGGGGAAGTTGGTAAAGACACAGCTGTCATTCTTTCAAGATTTGGCCATGGGATAGCATGTAGAAACTGCGTATGGGAAGTTGGTAACAAATATTTAAGCGAAATGGCTAAATGGTCAACTGTTCCAGTAATGAACTTACAATGTGACTTGTATCATCCAATGCAAGGTATTGCTGATTTAATGACTATTCAAGAAAAAGTAGGAGATATGAAAAGACTTAAAGTTTCAATTATCTGGGCTTATGCAACTAGTCATAAAAAGCCTATTTCAGTTCCTGCTACTCAAGCATTGCTATTCCCGAGATACGGTATGGATGTAACCCTTGCATATCCAGAAGGATATGACTTACCAGATTGGGTTATCAAACAAGCTAAAGAAAATGCTGAAAAACATGGTGGTTCATTTAGAATCACACATAATATGGAAGAAGCTTATAAAGATGCTCATGTTGTTATTCCTAAGAACTGGGGTAGTTGGGTAAATAATAAGAGTGATAAAGTTGTGGATGATCTATTAGAATCATATAGGAATTGGAAATGTACAGAAAAAATCATGTCTACAGCTGATAAGAATGTAATGTATATGCATGCATTACCTGCTGATAGAGGAAATGAAGTAGAAGATTCAGTTATAGATGGATCTCATTCTATAGTTTATGATGAAGCAGAAAATAGATTACATACAGCTAAGGCAGTAATGACTCTAACGATGGGTGGTAAATAA
- a CDS encoding (2Fe-2S)-binding protein: MESNISFTLNGKEVVIKTDPLRRLVDILREDFKLKGTKEGCGEGECGACAIIIDDKLINSCLIPIGTIEGSNITTMEGYRETERFKVLQESFEKAGSVQCGFCTPGMIMATEALLRKNPKPNEEEIRDALSGNLCRCTGYNMIIEGVKTAIKIGEGLW; the protein is encoded by the coding sequence ATGGAAAGTAATATTAGTTTTACTTTAAATGGGAAAGAGGTTGTGATAAAAACAGATCCACTAAGAAGACTTGTGGATATATTAAGAGAAGATTTTAAGCTAAAGGGAACAAAGGAGGGCTGTGGAGAGGGAGAATGTGGAGCATGTGCAATTATCATTGACGACAAACTTATAAATTCATGTCTTATCCCAATAGGAACAATAGAGGGAAGTAATATCACGACTATGGAAGGATATAGAGAAACGGAAAGATTTAAGGTTTTACAAGAGTCTTTTGAAAAGGCAGGTTCAGTTCAGTGTGGATTTTGTACGCCAGGAATGATTATGGCTACGGAAGCGCTCTTAAGAAAAAATCCAAAACCAAACGAAGAAGAAATAAGAGATGCTCTTTCAGGTAATTTATGTAGATGTACAGGATATAACATGATTATTGAGGGAGTTAAAACTGCTATAAAGATAGGTGAGGGATTATGGTAA
- a CDS encoding NifB/NifX family molybdenum-iron cluster-binding protein codes for MKIALPSRKNLIDDHFGHCEYFTIFTVDKDNKEIISQETISSPEGCGCKSNIAQTLSDVGVSVMLAGNMGDGAVRVLNNAGIEVIRGCSGDLKTVALKWLEGAILDSGDSCHAHECHN; via the coding sequence ATGAAAATTGCATTACCATCTCGAAAGAATCTTATAGACGATCATTTTGGTCACTGCGAGTACTTTACTATTTTTACAGTTGATAAAGATAATAAGGAAATAATTTCTCAAGAAACTATTTCATCACCAGAAGGATGTGGTTGTAAATCAAATATAGCACAAACTTTATCAGATGTAGGTGTCTCAGTTATGCTTGCAGGTAATATGGGTGATGGTGCCGTACGTGTATTAAACAACGCTGGAATTGAAGTAATACGCGGATGTTCAGGGGATCTTAAGACTGTAGCACTTAAATGGCTTGAAGGTGCTATTTTGGATTCTGGTGATTCATGTCATGCACATGAATGCCATAACTAA
- a CDS encoding nucleoside deaminase, whose protein sequence is MYDFMSIAIEEAFSGIKNNDGGPFGAVIVRNGEIIAKAHNEVIKTNDPTSHAEIVAIRRASNILGRFDLSDCEIYSSCEPCPMCFAAIHWAKITKLYYGCTREDAAKIGFDDQYIYDVINGTEKNKKVQVTQTYRNLCLEPFKEWELKIDRVQY, encoded by the coding sequence ATGTATGACTTTATGTCAATAGCTATTGAAGAAGCTTTTTCTGGAATTAAAAATAATGATGGCGGGCCATTTGGCGCAGTTATTGTAAGGAATGGAGAAATTATCGCAAAAGCTCATAACGAGGTGATTAAGACAAATGATCCTACGTCCCATGCTGAAATAGTTGCAATAAGGCGAGCTTCAAATATTTTAGGTAGATTTGATCTATCGGATTGTGAAATTTATTCTTCTTGTGAACCATGTCCTATGTGTTTTGCAGCAATTCATTGGGCAAAAATAACAAAACTATATTATGGTTGTACAAGAGAAGATGCCGCAAAAATAGGATTCGATGATCAATATATTTATGATGTTATTAATGGAACTGAAAAAAACAAAAAGGTTCAAGTAACACAAACTTACAGGAATTTGTGTCTTGAACCTTTTAAAGAATGGGAGCTAAAAATAGATAGAGTACAATATTAA
- a CDS encoding DUF441 domain-containing protein yields the protein MDQSYIILLIILTLSLFIKNDSLSISASILILLKLLKLNSIFPKLEANGLKIGIIVLTIGILTPIAADKYSLKDILVSIKSPLGISAIVASSLIMMFTGQGYELLISSPSIVIPIVLGSILGIVLFKGIPIGPLVSAGVTLIIYNLFTFIQKLLP from the coding sequence ATGGACCAAAGCTATATCATATTACTTATTATTTTAACTTTGAGTTTGTTCATAAAAAATGATTCATTATCAATTTCAGCTTCAATACTAATTTTATTAAAACTATTAAAACTAAATTCAATTTTCCCTAAATTAGAAGCTAATGGTCTAAAGATAGGTATAATAGTTTTAACAATAGGGATTCTTACTCCAATTGCAGCAGATAAATACTCACTAAAAGATATATTGGTCTCTATAAAATCTCCTCTGGGAATATCAGCAATAGTTGCAAGTTCACTAATTATGATGTTTACCGGTCAAGGATATGAACTACTAATATCAAGCCCATCAATTGTAATACCTATAGTTTTGGGATCTATTTTAGGTATAGTTTTATTTAAAGGTATACCCATTGGCCCTTTAGTATCAGCAGGTGTAACATTAATTATATATAACTTATTTACATTTATACAAAAATTATTACCATAA
- a CDS encoding helix-turn-helix domain-containing protein — MDCKRIGKLICQLRKEKNMTQKQIADVMNISDKTISKWERGQGCPDISLLPELAQILEVSVDGILSGEINLNELVGGNMNKLKFYVCPQCNNLMTATGDATIMCCSKKIEPLEVKKSDNDHMLEIEPVEDELYVTSKHEMKKEHYISFIAYVRGDRALIVKQYPEWNMEFRFRKQGHGRLYFYCINDGLFYQTI; from the coding sequence ATGGACTGTAAGAGAATTGGTAAATTAATATGTCAATTAAGAAAAGAAAAAAATATGACACAAAAACAAATTGCAGATGTTATGAACATAAGTGACAAAACAATAAGCAAGTGGGAAAGAGGACAAGGATGTCCTGATATTTCTTTACTTCCAGAACTAGCACAGATATTAGAGGTAAGTGTTGATGGAATTTTATCAGGTGAAATAAATTTAAACGAATTAGTAGGAGGAAATATGAATAAGTTAAAGTTTTATGTATGTCCACAATGTAATAACTTAATGACAGCTACAGGGGATGCAACTATAATGTGTTGCTCAAAAAAAATAGAACCATTAGAAGTAAAAAAATCAGATAATGATCATATGCTTGAAATAGAGCCTGTAGAAGATGAATTATATGTAACTTCTAAACATGAGATGAAAAAAGAACATTATATTTCTTTTATAGCTTATGTTAGAGGAGATAGAGCTCTTATTGTAAAGCAATATCCTGAATGGAATATGGAGTTTAGATTTCGTAAACAGGGCCATGGTAGATTGTATTTCTACTGTATAAATGATGGATTATTCTATCAAACAATATAA
- the hcp gene encoding hydroxylamine reductase, with protein sequence MENAMFCYQCEQTMGGKGCTKSGVCGKTPEIANLQDLLIYQLKGISCYAKPLIEEGQIIDKEIVKFVENGLFTTLTNVNFDAEVHVKLLKESQKIKEGLRSKAPIGQYPDPATYDLSDTKEAMLKDSVKAGIMYDQNLDADIRSLRSTILYGLKGMSAYGHQARFINYHSDQVDHFYFLGLEATTDDNLTLEDLIRMTMRTGEMSIEVMRILDEANTETYENPSPHKVNVNIKKGPFIVVSGHDLRDLEMLLQQTEGKGINIYTHGEMLPSHGYPLLKKYKHLVGNYGSAWQNQQKEFDDIPGCILMTTNCLMRPRGSYKDRIFTTNVVGWDGLKNIKVNEDGTKDFSEIINKALELGGFKEDEEEKEILVGFGHHETLSHAETIVNAVKEGKIKHFFVIGGCDGAKPGRNYYTEFAQQVPKDCVILTLACGKYRFNKLDFGTVAGLPRLLDVGQCNDVYSAVRIASSLADAFDTNVNDLPLTIVLSWYEQKAVADLLALLSLGINGMYLGPSLPAFISPNVLQYLVDTFSIKPISTPHDDLKNSLQQHC encoded by the coding sequence ATGGAAAATGCAATGTTTTGTTATCAGTGTGAACAAACAATGGGAGGAAAAGGTTGTACAAAAAGTGGAGTATGTGGTAAAACACCAGAAATAGCCAATTTACAAGATCTACTAATATACCAATTAAAAGGTATATCATGTTATGCAAAGCCTTTGATTGAAGAGGGGCAGATTATTGATAAAGAGATTGTGAAATTTGTAGAGAATGGATTATTTACTACATTGACTAATGTAAATTTTGATGCAGAGGTTCATGTAAAGTTATTAAAAGAATCACAAAAAATAAAAGAAGGTCTAAGAAGTAAAGCACCTATTGGACAATACCCTGATCCAGCTACATATGATCTTAGTGACACTAAGGAAGCAATGTTAAAGGACTCAGTAAAAGCTGGGATTATGTATGATCAGAATCTTGATGCTGATATTCGTTCTTTAAGATCTACTATACTTTATGGTTTAAAGGGTATGAGTGCTTATGGTCATCAAGCAAGATTTATAAATTATCACAGTGATCAAGTAGATCATTTTTATTTCTTAGGATTAGAAGCTACTACAGATGATAATTTAACTCTAGAAGATCTGATTCGAATGACAATGAGAACTGGAGAAATGAGTATAGAAGTAATGAGAATTTTAGATGAAGCAAATACTGAAACATATGAAAATCCATCTCCACACAAAGTTAATGTAAATATTAAAAAAGGACCATTCATAGTTGTATCAGGTCACGATTTAAGAGATTTAGAAATGTTACTTCAACAAACAGAAGGAAAAGGAATAAATATTTATACACATGGAGAAATGCTACCATCTCATGGATATCCATTATTAAAGAAATATAAACATTTAGTAGGTAACTACGGTTCAGCGTGGCAAAATCAGCAGAAGGAATTCGATGATATACCTGGATGTATTTTAATGACTACTAACTGCTTAATGAGACCAAGAGGATCATATAAAGACAGAATATTTACTACTAATGTTGTAGGTTGGGATGGCCTTAAGAATATTAAAGTTAATGAAGATGGTACAAAAGATTTTAGTGAAATAATAAATAAAGCATTAGAATTAGGTGGATTTAAAGAAGATGAAGAAGAAAAGGAAATTTTGGTAGGATTTGGACATCATGAAACATTATCTCATGCTGAAACTATAGTAAACGCAGTAAAGGAAGGAAAGATAAAACATTTCTTCGTAATAGGTGGATGCGATGGAGCGAAGCCAGGAAGAAATTATTATACTGAATTTGCTCAACAGGTTCCTAAAGATTGTGTAATTCTAACATTAGCTTGTGGTAAGTATAGATTTAATAAATTGGACTTTGGAACAGTAGCAGGATTACCTAGATTATTAGATGTGGGACAGTGTAATGATGTATATTCGGCGGTTAGAATTGCTTCATCTCTTGCAGATGCATTTGACACAAATGTAAATGATTTACCACTTACTATAGTGCTTTCTTGGTATGAACAAAAGGCTGTTGCAGATCTTTTAGCATTATTATCTCTTGGAATAAATGGAATGTATCTAGGACCAAGTCTACCGGCCTTTATATCTCCTAATGTATTACAATATCTAGTGGATACTTTTAGTATAAAACCTATAAGTACTCCACATGATGATTTGAAGAACTCACTGCAACAACATTGTTAA